The window GCATAAGGAGAGGCCACTTTCCCATCTTTCAGAACGATGAAGAGATTGGAAAAATCAACATTGCCCAGCACCAGACCAATGGGGGGCATGATGACATCCGCGACCAGGGAGTTAACGATCGTACCAAAGGCAGCGCCGATGATGATTCCAACGGCCATATCTATTACGTTTCCCCGCATAACAAATTTTTTAAAATCTTCGATCATGCTTTTCCTCCTTATTATTGGGGCTGAATAATTTTCTCACTACAACACCTTTGGCGATAGCCAATCATGCTGATTTCAATTATATATTGTTTTTTATTCAGGAATATCTTAAATTTAAGCTGACAAAAACGGAAAAGATCAAGAGGGGGCTGAAAGCATTTCCAGCAGCTCTTCTCTGGAGAAAGATTTCAGTAAACCCGGATCATCTTCCCGGATAATATTGTCCATTAATTTTCGCTTTCTCGCAATCAAGGCCGATATCTTTTCTTCCAAAGTTCCCTCTGTGACCAGTTTAAAGACCTGCACACCCCGCCTCTGCCCGATCCTGTGGACTCGATCGGTGGCCTGATCTTCTTTAGCGGCATTCCACCACCGGTCATAATGAATGACCACCGATGCGGCTACCAGATCGATTCCTGTCCCTCCGGCCTTCAAACTTCCCACGTAAATTCGGCATGCCGGGTCTTCATTAAAGCGCGAGATGATTTCACCCCGCTTCCGGCTCGCCCCGGTTAGGGTTACAAAGTCAATACCCAATCCTTGCAAGAAGTTCTCTATAATTTGAATCATCCCGAGGAACTGACTATAGACAACCACCTTCTGCCCGCTTCCTAACGACTCAGTGATTAGCTCTTTGAAGAGCTCCCATTTGCCGGATTGATATTTTTCGAAATCATCCAACTTTCCTTCGACCAGGGCAGGATGATTACAAATTTGCTTGAGCAGGGTAAGCAGGGCGAAGATATGCATGTACGGTATTGCTTTTTCCCTCCGCTTAATGGCTTCGACTAGTTCTTTGCCCCTCGAAGAAATCGCATCCCGATATAACTTGATTTGATCATCGCTGAGGGCGCAGGTACGAATGTCTTCGATCTTTGCCGGTAGCTCCTCCAGGACGGTCTTTTTCAGCCGGCGCAGAGTGAATGGAGATATCAATCGGGCCAGGGCCTTTGGCCTCTCACCGGCCGGGTTCAGTTCAATGGATTCGCCATATCGCGAGCTGAATTTTTCATCGGTCCCCAGATACCCGGGGACTGTCAAGTCGAAAAGGGCCTTCAGTTCTCCCAGCTTATTTTCAATAGGTGTTCCGGTAAGACCAATTTTTACTGTAGCCTGGAGGTTTCTGGCGGCTTCATAGGCCAGAGTCTGAGGATTTTTGACGTTTTGTATTTCATCAAATACGGCAAGGGGAAAAGGGATTTTCTTCAGCAGTTCAATATCGCGGCGGAGGATACCATAGGAAGTGATTAGCACATCGCTATCGCGAAGAGTTTTTTCGAGATCGCGCTGTCCACCGTGAAAGACCGCCCCCTTCAAGGCCGGCGCATGTACGGAGATTTTACCTTGCCAATGGCTCAGGACCGTTGTTGGGCAGACGACCAGAAAAGGTTTCTTCAATCTTCCCTTCTCCCGCAGCGCCACCATAAGACCCATTACCTCGTGGGTCTTGCCCATGCCCATGTCATCGCAGAGAAGGCCTCCCAAACCGTTTTCAAACAAGAAGAGCAGCCATTCCACTCCCAGCTTCTGGTAGGATCTTAAGGGCGAGGTCAACCCTCCCAATGCTGGCAAGAGGCGGGCAGGCTTCAACTCCAGCATAGTTTTTAGCAAAAAGGCCGTCTTGCTTTTACCGACTATTTCCAGGGGCTGGCGGCTGAAGGCCTGAAGGCGCAAAAGATCCATGCGGGAAAGCTTTACTTGATCCGGTTGCCGGGCGAGCTGCTTCCCGGGAAATTGGGCGAGGATCGGATCAAGGCTTTCAAAAACCTGGGATTGACAATCTACCCATCCATCAGCAGTGGATAAGAAACGCTCCCCTTTTTTCCTGGCCTGAAGGATCTGCCCGAGGGAGATAGACGAATTGCCGAATCCATATTTTACGGAAAGCCAGCACCAGTCCCGCTGCAGGGCTGCGGGCGTGATTTCCATCCTGTCAAAATTGGTGTAGATCTTAAGGCTTCTGACCGAGGCATCGACAATGTGGGCGCCTTCCCGAAGCTCTGGGCCAAATTCCTGCAAAAAGCTGGGGACCTGGGATTTTTTGAGCACCATTCGGGTGGGCTTAGCAAATTTTTCCTGCATTTTCCCGGAAGGCTCCAGCTCGGCCAGTACACCCAGATCTTTGATATAGATCAGATCTCCGTACCGGAACCGTTCCAGGTCTTCTCTGGCAAAAAACCTCGCCTCGCCATCTTCCTTAAGGACTTGGACGATCGGTTTGATCTGCAGGTCCATTTTTTTATTCGCGGAAATCTTAAATAAAGATTTCAGGGGAACCGGATGGATCGCCAGTTCACGCTGATTCGGGAAGATTTCCCGGAAAGCCGAGAGTAAACTTTTGACCCGCTGGCGGGGGATGACCATACGCCCAATGGCATCCCCTCCGCCATGCTTGAAGGTTAGGGTGAACTCCCCGGAAGTTTCCTCAATGGTCGGGTGAAAGGTGTTATCCCGGTCTCCAAATTCACGAAAGCAGTGATAGGCGAGCCGGTACCAAAAACTTTCTTCCAGGACCTGTCGGATCGTTTTGAATCCCATCTGGGCCATGTACCGTTCTTCACTCGTAAGCGTGAGGGCAGCAAGCTTCCCCAAAAGATCGCTCCGGTGGGGCACCACATGCTCCCCGGTAACCTGGTGCATGCGCTCTATGAAGCGGATGGCATCGGAGGCCTGGGAAAAGTAATGCAGCCTTTCTCTTCCCCCGGCGTCAACCACCCGGATCATTCTCTTTGATTGCAGATCGACAAACTGAAGATGGGCGGATCCCGCCGTTTCCTGGGATCCATCGGCCAGGATGGTGGCCAGGCGGTACCAGAAACTCGCCCGGAAAGCCTCTTCGGGAGTTTGTTCTCTGTATTGCTTTTGGAAGGTTTTATACAAAGCAATTAACTTGAGAATATGTTCACAAGTCCGCCTCTTGGAAACGGTACAGGAACAGAACCTTTGATCCCGTTCTTTCTTGTTGCCTTTCAGAAAAAGAGCGCCTCCAGTACTCCGGTCCACCGGGTCCGGAACCAGTGCGAACCCATGCCGAAAAAACTCGAGCCGGTGAAAATCTGACGCCAACACTGTGGAATTATGATTACATTCCTCAGCGCTCAAAGTCTGTTGAAAGCTTACCTTATTCCTTTTAACTCGAGCTACAATTTTGCTCATTTCCGATTACATCTTTCTTTTATTCTTAATATTACCAACCTCAGCCTAACCCTACTCGGGAAGAAAGGATTTGAAATTTCA is drawn from Deltaproteobacteria bacterium and contains these coding sequences:
- a CDS encoding DEAD/DEAH box helicase, whose product is MSKIVARVKRNKVSFQQTLSAEECNHNSTVLASDFHRLEFFRHGFALVPDPVDRSTGGALFLKGNKKERDQRFCSCTVSKRRTCEHILKLIALYKTFQKQYREQTPEEAFRASFWYRLATILADGSQETAGSAHLQFVDLQSKRMIRVVDAGGRERLHYFSQASDAIRFIERMHQVTGEHVVPHRSDLLGKLAALTLTSEERYMAQMGFKTIRQVLEESFWYRLAYHCFREFGDRDNTFHPTIEETSGEFTLTFKHGGGDAIGRMVIPRQRVKSLLSAFREIFPNQRELAIHPVPLKSLFKISANKKMDLQIKPIVQVLKEDGEARFFAREDLERFRYGDLIYIKDLGVLAELEPSGKMQEKFAKPTRMVLKKSQVPSFLQEFGPELREGAHIVDASVRSLKIYTNFDRMEITPAALQRDWCWLSVKYGFGNSSISLGQILQARKKGERFLSTADGWVDCQSQVFESLDPILAQFPGKQLARQPDQVKLSRMDLLRLQAFSRQPLEIVGKSKTAFLLKTMLELKPARLLPALGGLTSPLRSYQKLGVEWLLFLFENGLGGLLCDDMGMGKTHEVMGLMVALREKGRLKKPFLVVCPTTVLSHWQGKISVHAPALKGAVFHGGQRDLEKTLRDSDVLITSYGILRRDIELLKKIPFPLAVFDEIQNVKNPQTLAYEAARNLQATVKIGLTGTPIENKLGELKALFDLTVPGYLGTDEKFSSRYGESIELNPAGERPKALARLISPFTLRRLKKTVLEELPAKIEDIRTCALSDDQIKLYRDAISSRGKELVEAIKRREKAIPYMHIFALLTLLKQICNHPALVEGKLDDFEKYQSGKWELFKELITESLGSGQKVVVYSQFLGMIQIIENFLQGLGIDFVTLTGASRKRGEIISRFNEDPACRIYVGSLKAGGTGIDLVAASVVIHYDRWWNAAKEDQATDRVHRIGQRRGVQVFKLVTEGTLEEKISALIARKRKLMDNIIREDDPGLLKSFSREELLEMLSAPS